GATGATCGGCCAGAAGGGGCTGCCGGCCACCTACGGCGGCATCGAGCGGCACGTGGAGGAGATGGCGAGTCGACTGGCCGACTTCGGCCACCAGGTCACGGTCTACTGCCGGGACAGCTACGGCGAGGTCCCCGACCAGCGGTACCGGGGCATCCGACTGCGCCGGGCCGGCACCGTGGCCAGCAAACACCTCGACGCGATCGTGCACTCGGCCACCTCCACCGTGGCGGCCCTGCGGGAACGCCCCGACATCGTGCACTACCACGGGCTCGGCCCGGTGCTGGTGGCGCCGCTGGCCCGGTACGCCTCCCGGTCGAAGGTGGTGCTGACCGTGCACGGCCTGGACAACCAGCGGGGCAAGTGGGGGCGGCTGGCCCGCGCCGTGCTCGGCACCGCGTACCGGCTCAGCGGGTACGTCCCGGACGCCCGGGTGACCGTGTCGCGCGGGCTGGCCGCGCACTACGCGTCCCGGTTCGGCCGGCCCGCCCGCTACATCCCCAACGGGGTCGCCAGCCCCCGGCACCTGCCGCCCCGGGAACTGGACCGGCACGGCCTGCCCCCCGGCGGCTACCTGCTGCTGGTCGGTCGGCTGGTCCCGGAGAAGGCCGCCGACCTGCTGATCCGGACGTTCCGGCGGCTGCCGACCGAGCTGCGGCTCGCCGTGGTCGGCGGGTCGGCCTTCACCGACGAGTACGTCACCCGGCTGCGGCAGGCCGCCGGCGACGACCCCCGCATCGTGTTCACCGGTTTCGCCTACGGCGACGAACTGGCCGAGCTGTACTCGCACGCGGCGGCCTTCGTCCAGCCGTCCCGGTTG
Above is a window of Micromonospora yangpuensis DNA encoding:
- a CDS encoding glycosyltransferase family 4 protein; translation: MRSSDRAATPAGQLGPDPSEPTGPVGPARPSAAGQVGPDPVGPGATGAPGRPLRVAMIGQKGLPATYGGIERHVEEMASRLADFGHQVTVYCRDSYGEVPDQRYRGIRLRRAGTVASKHLDAIVHSATSTVAALRERPDIVHYHGLGPVLVAPLARYASRSKVVLTVHGLDNQRGKWGRLARAVLGTAYRLSGYVPDARVTVSRGLAAHYASRFGRPARYIPNGVASPRHLPPRELDRHGLPPGGYLLLVGRLVPEKAADLLIRTFRRLPTELRLAVVGGSAFTDEYVTRLRQAAGDDPRIVFTGFAYGDELAELYSHAAAFVQPSRLEGLPLTLLEAASYGLPVVASDIEPHVEVLGADAPGRRLFRDGDGDDLLRALETVTADLAAERTGAKALRDRVLAEYSWDSAARDLERLYLDLAARRPAGTGPRTGPVDGTDPRTGTVAAGTSVVDRTPVDGESAGDGPAVTPSTPGATAHVPARRQPID